The Desmonostoc muscorum LEGE 12446 genome includes a region encoding these proteins:
- a CDS encoding ABC1 kinase family protein gives MIVKTLPPNSGSIQEDSRNGNNSQGELHITDVVQEFGTQDLVVQSPRLLAARRDTKTVKPETLYDPVEIAAHYQNKQLQVLGRIFAVLRPTLSLAFGMWSDSKRGIVVKNDRRRAVQLRELLTRLGPAYIKIGQALSTRPDLVPPVYLEELTRLQDQLPPFPNEIAYQFIQEELGAPPQDVYAELSPHPIAAASLGQVYKGKLKTGEEVAIKVQRPDLRERITIDLYILRNLAAWVQKKVKRVRSDLVGILDELGDRIFEEMDYIHEGENAERFFELYGHIQDIYVPKIYWEYTNRRVLTMEWINGTKLTQTEEIRAQGIDARYLIEVGVQCSLRQLLEHGFFHADPHPGNLLATTDGKLAYLDFGMMSEIKPPQRYGLIEAIVHVVNRDFEGLAKDYVKLEFLSPETDLTPIIPAFARVFADAQGATVAELNIKSITDELSALMYEYPFRVPAYYALIIRSLVTLEGIAIFIDPNFKVLSEAYPYVSKRLLTDPAPQLRASLQDLLFKDGRFRWNRLENLLKNARNSQDYDFNLVLNQGIEFLSSERGAFIRDKLVDESVNGLDALGKNVLHNFTYLLRERVGLTAVNETPAATVEQQQTLEHIKRILNILRETRGFDPMQLAPQIAQLLVNPGVQRLGQQVASRFTQKALARIIRELLAS, from the coding sequence ATGATTGTTAAGACACTTCCCCCTAATTCCGGATCGATTCAGGAGGACAGTCGCAACGGCAACAATAGCCAAGGCGAACTGCATATTACTGATGTAGTGCAAGAATTTGGTACACAAGACTTGGTAGTGCAATCACCAAGACTTTTAGCAGCCAGAAGGGATACTAAAACAGTCAAACCTGAGACGCTTTACGATCCTGTCGAGATCGCGGCGCATTACCAAAATAAACAGCTGCAAGTTCTGGGGCGGATTTTCGCAGTATTGAGACCAACACTCTCCTTAGCGTTTGGGATGTGGTCTGATAGCAAACGGGGAATTGTCGTCAAAAATGACCGCCGCCGAGCTGTTCAGCTACGAGAATTACTAACGCGACTAGGGCCTGCTTACATCAAAATTGGCCAAGCTTTGTCCACTAGACCGGATTTGGTTCCTCCCGTATATCTGGAAGAATTAACTAGGCTACAAGACCAATTACCACCTTTTCCCAACGAAATTGCTTACCAGTTTATTCAAGAAGAATTAGGCGCACCTCCTCAAGATGTTTACGCCGAACTCTCGCCCCACCCAATTGCTGCGGCTTCCTTGGGGCAAGTCTATAAAGGTAAGCTGAAAACTGGTGAAGAAGTAGCCATTAAAGTCCAGCGTCCAGACTTAAGAGAGCGGATTACGATTGATTTGTATATCTTGCGTAACCTCGCCGCTTGGGTACAGAAAAAGGTCAAACGGGTACGAAGTGACTTAGTTGGGATTCTCGATGAATTAGGCGATCGCATTTTTGAAGAAATGGATTACATCCATGAAGGCGAAAATGCCGAACGTTTTTTCGAGTTATATGGTCATATCCAAGACATCTACGTACCGAAAATTTACTGGGAATATACCAATCGTCGTGTGTTGACGATGGAGTGGATTAACGGCACCAAATTAACCCAGACAGAAGAAATTCGCGCCCAAGGTATAGATGCTCGTTATTTGATTGAAGTGGGTGTGCAATGTTCTCTACGCCAGCTACTAGAACACGGATTTTTCCACGCCGATCCCCACCCTGGTAATTTGTTAGCAACAACCGATGGTAAATTAGCTTATCTCGACTTTGGCATGATGAGCGAGATTAAACCACCCCAGCGCTATGGTTTAATTGAAGCGATCGTTCATGTCGTTAACCGCGACTTTGAAGGCTTAGCAAAAGACTACGTTAAATTAGAATTCTTATCACCAGAAACAGATTTAACACCGATTATTCCAGCTTTTGCCAGAGTATTTGCTGATGCCCAAGGAGCCACTGTTGCTGAACTCAACATTAAAAGCATCACCGATGAATTATCGGCTTTGATGTATGAATATCCTTTCCGTGTACCAGCCTATTACGCCTTAATTATTCGCTCGTTGGTGACGTTGGAAGGTATTGCAATATTTATAGATCCGAATTTTAAAGTTCTCAGCGAAGCTTATCCTTACGTTTCTAAACGCCTCTTAACAGACCCAGCACCACAATTAAGAGCATCATTGCAAGATTTGTTATTTAAAGATGGCAGATTTCGCTGGAATCGCTTAGAAAACTTGTTAAAAAATGCACGTAACAGTCAAGATTACGACTTTAATTTAGTGCTGAATCAGGGGATAGAATTTCTATCATCTGAACGCGGCGCTTTCATTCGTGACAAGTTGGTGGATGAATCTGTTAATGGACTTGATGCTTTAGGTAAAAATGTTTTGCATAACTTTACCTATTTACTAAGAGAGCGGGTAGGGTTGACAGCAGTTAATGAAACTCCAGCTGCGACAGTTGAACAACAACAAACTTTGGAGCATATCAAACGAATTTTAAATATTCTCCGAGAAACACGAGGCTTTGACCCAATGCAACTTGCGCCTCAAATTGCTCAGTTATTGGTAAATCCAGGTGTACAGCGTTTAGGTCAACAAGTGGCCAGCCGCTTCACGCAAAAGGCTTTAGCCAGGATAATTCGGGAATTGTTGGCGTCGTAA
- a CDS encoding type II toxin-antitoxin system VapC family toxin yields the protein MSETVYIETSILEYLTARSTKNLILAGNIEVTRDWWELRRSAFTLYISQVVLSEAAQGDAEIAAVRLRAVHGLPLLEVTEAVEDLAAQFMMRSNLPPKASDDAVHIALATVNGLNYLPTWNCKHIANAQIQRKLLEICSDFGYTLPIICTPYEWEQREKVRSSSKEQGEQGE from the coding sequence ATGAGTGAAACCGTTTACATCGAAACCAGTATCTTAGAATACCTGACAGCTAGATCAACCAAAAATCTGATCCTTGCTGGCAACATTGAAGTGACAAGGGATTGGTGGGAATTGCGTCGAAGTGCATTTACTCTGTATATCTCACAGGTCGTTTTGAGTGAAGCTGCACAGGGCGATGCAGAAATAGCTGCTGTGCGGCTTAGGGCTGTGCATGGTTTGCCATTACTTGAAGTAACAGAAGCGGTAGAGGATTTGGCAGCACAATTCATGATGCGTAGCAACCTTCCCCCCAAAGCTTCTGATGATGCGGTTCATATTGCGCTGGCTACAGTCAACGGTCTCAATTACCTGCCAACCTGGAATTGTAAGCACATTGCAAATGCTCAGATCCAAAGAAAACTGCTGGAAATTTGCTCTGATTTTGGATACACGCTGCCAATAATTTGTACACCTTATGAGTGGGAGCAACGCGAAAAAGTGAGATCATCGTCAAAAGAGCAGGGGGAGCAGGGGGAGTAA
- a CDS encoding LysR family transcriptional regulator, giving the protein MNLERLERFVFLATLKNDAGQKDINISRAAEQLHIPQPYLSKQIKQLEEELGIELFLRKPRLELTPYGKVFLQEAQHLLEQVERIQISAKQASQGEIGRLIIGISTSISNSLLPNILRVFRQKYPYVDLVLQELLFEDSRQRLQDRTLDVDFENLFNLQDVDDRHFLTYEVVNQEPLVMVLPKEHPLSHYPQVQLQDFKAEPFVLPCYEKVPALHTLIRTACLSAGFQPKVVQEAAWMTTILGLVAGEIGVTLLPANVMNLQRTAVVYRKIQGQLPIFKMAIAWRRDNESKVLSNFLNVVREVSRK; this is encoded by the coding sequence ATGAATCTGGAACGTCTAGAACGTTTTGTTTTTTTAGCTACACTCAAGAATGACGCTGGACAAAAAGATATCAATATCAGTCGAGCCGCAGAACAGCTGCATATTCCTCAGCCATACCTCAGCAAGCAAATTAAACAACTAGAAGAAGAATTAGGCATAGAACTGTTTTTACGTAAACCTCGCTTGGAACTCACACCATACGGCAAGGTTTTTCTCCAAGAAGCACAACACCTCCTCGAACAAGTCGAGCGAATTCAGATATCTGCAAAACAAGCAAGTCAGGGGGAGATTGGACGGTTAATTATCGGTATTAGCACTTCAATTTCTAACAGCTTGCTGCCAAATATCCTGCGCGTTTTTCGTCAGAAATACCCGTATGTAGATTTAGTATTACAAGAACTTTTGTTTGAAGATAGTCGCCAGAGACTTCAAGACCGCACACTAGATGTGGATTTTGAAAATTTGTTTAATCTCCAAGATGTAGACGATCGCCATTTTCTCACTTACGAAGTTGTCAACCAAGAGCCTTTGGTAATGGTACTTCCCAAGGAACATCCCCTAAGCCATTACCCACAAGTTCAACTTCAAGACTTTAAGGCTGAACCATTCGTACTTCCTTGCTATGAGAAAGTACCAGCATTACACACACTCATTCGCACGGCTTGTTTGTCAGCAGGATTTCAACCCAAGGTGGTACAGGAAGCCGCATGGATGACAACTATTCTGGGGTTGGTTGCAGGTGAAATTGGCGTGACACTGCTACCTGCTAATGTCATGAATCTTCAACGTACAGCTGTTGTTTATCGAAAAATCCAAGGACAATTGCCTATATTTAAAATGGCGATCGCTTGGCGGCGAGATAATGAATCGAAAGTCTTATCTAACTTCCTCAACGTAGTTAGAGAAGTTTCCCGCAAATAA
- a CDS encoding aspartoacylase produces the protein MPPIQRVLLVGGTHGNEFTGAYIIKKLEQHPNLVHRENFETVTLLANPKAFAAVRRYIDKDLNRCFRQVDLQDLTRSSYEDIRAREINNLFGANGKTPVDVIVDIHSTTANMGLTVITHEHPFNLQLVTYLQSLNPLVKVYILPKSQESSSLPSICELGCTIEVGAIAQGILQAERFEETEALIGNILNYFELYNRGEIPLFDNQLTCYRHSGTIDYPRNESGEIQAMIHPKIQFQDYQALSPGEPIFLTFAGEAIVYEGTSTIYPVFINEAAYYEKGIAMCITQPQQVIV, from the coding sequence ATACCTCCAATTCAACGAGTTTTACTTGTCGGCGGAACTCATGGGAATGAGTTCACTGGTGCCTATATCATCAAAAAACTGGAACAGCATCCCAATCTTGTGCATCGTGAGAACTTTGAAACTGTAACTTTGCTGGCAAATCCTAAAGCATTTGCAGCAGTGCGTCGATATATTGATAAAGACCTTAATCGTTGTTTTCGACAAGTAGATCTGCAAGATTTGACGCGTTCTAGTTACGAAGATATTCGAGCTAGAGAAATCAATAATTTATTTGGTGCAAATGGCAAAACTCCAGTTGATGTGATTGTAGATATCCATAGCACTACTGCAAATATGGGCTTAACTGTAATTACCCATGAGCATCCTTTCAACCTGCAATTAGTTACCTATCTTCAGAGCCTAAATCCATTAGTCAAGGTTTATATTCTACCGAAATCGCAAGAATCTTCTAGTTTACCTTCAATTTGTGAATTAGGCTGCACGATTGAGGTGGGAGCAATAGCTCAAGGGATTTTGCAAGCCGAGCGCTTTGAGGAAACTGAAGCGTTAATTGGTAATATTTTGAATTATTTCGAGTTGTACAATCGGGGAGAAATTCCATTATTTGATAATCAACTCACCTGTTATCGGCATAGTGGAACAATTGATTATCCCAGAAATGAATCTGGTGAAATTCAAGCGATGATTCATCCGAAAATTCAGTTTCAAGACTATCAAGCACTGAGTCCTGGCGAACCAATATTTTTAACATTTGCAGGAGAAGCGATCGTCTATGAAGGAACTTCAACAATCTATCCAGTTTTTATTAACGAAGCGGCTTACTACGAAAAGGGAATTGCTATGTGCATAACTCAACCGCAGCAGGTAATAGTTTAA
- a CDS encoding DUF4019 domain-containing protein, protein MSEKASGCLGCLGSLVILTFIGSIFFGGGVLMRVGGFSFVLGRNPIDRQQIINNYFTDLEYSKKIAESSVQKFHTQLEQGKCQDIYDQANELFKKSLSQSEMVSICAKLKQEIGTVNSAQITDWWGQPTDKDSENYILLRYITVFSKSSVRETFIWLIKDDKPELVKFEINPQVSNPELQINPHVSNSVSF, encoded by the coding sequence ATGTCTGAGAAAGCATCTGGTTGTCTTGGTTGTTTAGGCAGTTTGGTTATCTTGACCTTTATTGGCTCAATCTTCTTTGGCGGAGGAGTTTTAATGCGCGTTGGTGGGTTTAGTTTTGTGTTAGGTCGAAATCCAATCGATCGCCAACAAATTATCAATAACTACTTCACTGATTTGGAGTATAGCAAGAAAATCGCTGAGTCATCTGTGCAAAAATTTCATACCCAACTAGAACAAGGTAAATGTCAAGATATTTATGACCAAGCAAACGAGTTGTTTAAGAAAAGTCTCAGTCAGTCAGAAATGGTCAGTATTTGTGCAAAATTAAAACAGGAAATTGGAACTGTCAACTCGGCTCAAATAACTGATTGGTGGGGACAACCTACTGACAAGGACTCTGAAAATTACATTCTCCTTCGCTACATAACAGTATTTTCTAAATCATCTGTTCGTGAAACTTTTATTTGGTTGATCAAGGATGATAAACCAGAACTTGTAAAATTTGAAATCAACCCTCAAGTAAGTAATCCCGAATTGCAAATTAACCCTCACGTAAGTAATAGCGTTTCGTTTTAA
- a CDS encoding valine--tRNA ligase, whose amino-acid sequence MTATILNLPSLYEPFSTEAKWQKFWEDNQVYKADPNKNGEPYCIVIPPPNVTGSLHMGHAFESALIDTLVRYHRMQGRNTLWLPGTDHASIAVHTMLEKQLKTEGKTRYELGREQFLERAWQWKAESEGTIVNQLRRLGVSADWSRERFTLDEGLSKAVVEAFTRLYEEGLIYRGEYLVNWCPASQSAVSDVEVENQEVNGNLWHFRYPLTDGSGFVEVATTRPETMLGDTAVAVNPNDDRYKHLIGKTLTLPILQREIPIIGDEFVDPTFGTGCVKVTPAHDLNDFDMGKRHNLPLINIMNKDGTLNANAGEFQGQDRFVARKNVVSRLEADGVLVKIEDYKHTVPYSDRGKVPIEPLLSTQWFVKIRPLADKTLEFLDQQNSPEFVPQRWTKVYRDWLVKLKDWCISRQLWWGHQIPAWYAVSETDGQVTDNTPFVVAKSEAEAWEKAKAQFGENVKLEQDADVLDTWFSSGLWPFSTLGWPEQTQDLTTYYPTTTLVTGFDIIFFWVARMTMMGGHFTGKMPFQTVYIHGLVLDEKGQKMSKTKGNGIDPLLLIDKYGTDALRYTLIREVAGAGQDIRLEYDRKKDESPSVEASRNFANKLWNAARFVMMNLDALVTGKDSSQSPIPNPQSLELSDRWILSRYNQVVKQTSNYIDNYGLGEAAKGLYEFIWGDFCDQYIELVKSRLQPDADPASRRVAQQTLAYVLEGILKLLHPFMPHITEEIWQSLTQQPTDSPQTLALQLYPQVDANLIDLALEEEFELLIDTIRTIRNLRAEADVKPGVKVTANLQTESEKERQILTAGQVYIKDLAKVETLIITDKQKSQTVAAQKPQNGLKIIGLTILAIVFARLGLAVGDAIYKTAIIGSFFEMVGFLYTAWFLSQNLLTSEARQKLWRQFFQGTESQQAQDAENAIAGVIGTIQVLIPLSGVVDIEVVRAKLEKSLTKVEAEIQSLNARLNNPNFVDKARPDVVQGARDALAEAEKQAEILRERLRGLG is encoded by the coding sequence ATGACCGCAACTATTCTCAATCTCCCCAGTCTCTACGAACCCTTTTCCACTGAAGCCAAGTGGCAAAAATTCTGGGAAGATAACCAAGTTTACAAAGCTGACCCCAACAAAAACGGTGAACCCTACTGCATCGTCATTCCCCCGCCTAATGTCACCGGCAGTTTGCACATGGGTCACGCTTTTGAAAGTGCCCTGATTGATACCCTCGTCCGCTACCACCGAATGCAGGGACGTAACACCCTGTGGTTACCCGGAACTGACCACGCCAGCATTGCTGTCCATACTATGCTGGAAAAGCAACTCAAGACTGAGGGTAAGACTCGCTATGAATTGGGGCGCGAACAATTCTTAGAACGCGCTTGGCAATGGAAGGCGGAGTCTGAAGGAACGATTGTTAATCAATTGCGACGCTTGGGTGTTTCGGCAGACTGGTCACGAGAAAGGTTTACCCTGGATGAGGGTTTATCCAAAGCTGTTGTTGAGGCATTTACTCGCCTTTACGAGGAAGGCTTAATTTATCGTGGTGAATATCTAGTTAACTGGTGTCCCGCTTCCCAGTCGGCTGTGTCTGACGTGGAGGTGGAAAATCAAGAGGTTAATGGCAATCTCTGGCACTTCCGCTATCCGCTGACAGATGGTTCTGGTTTTGTGGAAGTGGCGACGACTCGACCAGAAACGATGCTCGGCGATACAGCAGTGGCAGTTAATCCCAATGACGATCGCTACAAACATCTCATTGGCAAAACTCTCACTCTGCCCATTCTACAACGAGAAATTCCCATCATTGGCGATGAATTCGTTGACCCCACTTTCGGCACAGGCTGTGTGAAGGTGACTCCCGCCCATGACCTCAACGATTTTGACATGGGTAAACGTCACAATCTGCCGTTAATCAACATTATGAATAAAGACGGCACCCTCAACGCCAATGCTGGGGAGTTTCAAGGACAAGACCGCTTTGTTGCTCGAAAAAATGTGGTTTCTCGCCTAGAAGCAGATGGCGTTTTGGTGAAGATTGAGGATTATAAACATACCGTTCCCTACAGCGATCGCGGTAAAGTACCCATTGAACCCCTACTTTCAACTCAGTGGTTTGTCAAAATTCGCCCCCTGGCTGACAAAACTCTCGAATTCCTCGACCAGCAAAACTCGCCGGAGTTTGTCCCCCAACGCTGGACTAAGGTTTATCGTGATTGGCTAGTCAAACTCAAAGATTGGTGTATCTCTCGTCAATTGTGGTGGGGGCACCAAATCCCCGCTTGGTACGCTGTCAGTGAAACCGATGGGCAAGTTACGGATAACACGCCCTTTGTGGTGGCGAAATCGGAAGCAGAAGCTTGGGAGAAAGCTAAAGCGCAATTTGGCGAAAATGTCAAGTTAGAACAAGACGCGGATGTGTTAGATACTTGGTTTTCTTCTGGACTCTGGCCATTTTCAACTTTGGGTTGGCCGGAACAAACTCAGGATTTAACGACTTACTACCCTACCACTACTTTGGTGACAGGCTTTGACATCATCTTCTTCTGGGTAGCCAGAATGACAATGATGGGTGGGCATTTTACTGGGAAAATGCCTTTCCAAACCGTTTACATCCACGGCTTAGTGCTGGATGAAAAAGGTCAGAAGATGTCAAAGACCAAAGGTAATGGGATTGACCCGCTGTTATTAATTGACAAATATGGTACTGATGCCCTGCGCTATACCCTAATTAGGGAAGTGGCGGGGGCGGGACAAGATATCCGCTTGGAGTACGATCGCAAAAAGGATGAATCACCATCTGTAGAAGCGTCCCGCAACTTTGCAAACAAGTTGTGGAATGCAGCGCGGTTTGTGATGATGAACTTGGATGCATTGGTGACTGGGAAAGACTCTTCCCAATCCCCAATCCCTAATCCCCAATCCCTAGAATTGAGCGATCGCTGGATTCTTTCCCGTTATAATCAAGTTGTCAAACAAACTAGCAATTACATTGATAATTACGGACTAGGGGAAGCAGCAAAGGGATTGTACGAGTTCATTTGGGGTGATTTCTGCGATCAATATATTGAATTGGTGAAATCTCGCCTCCAGCCAGATGCAGATCCCGCATCCCGAAGAGTAGCGCAACAAACCCTCGCCTACGTACTGGAAGGGATTTTAAAACTACTTCATCCCTTTATGCCTCATATTACTGAGGAAATTTGGCAATCTCTCACCCAACAACCAACAGATTCCCCCCAAACTCTAGCTTTACAACTCTATCCCCAGGTAGATGCAAATCTGATAGATTTAGCTTTAGAAGAAGAGTTTGAATTGCTAATTGATACTATCCGCACAATTCGGAACTTGCGTGCTGAAGCTGATGTCAAACCAGGGGTGAAGGTGACAGCTAATTTACAAACTGAAAGTGAAAAAGAAAGACAAATCCTCACCGCTGGACAGGTTTACATTAAAGATTTGGCGAAGGTTGAGACTTTAATTATTACTGATAAGCAAAAAAGCCAAACTGTTGCTGCTCAAAAACCTCAGAACGGCTTGAAAATAATTGGCTTAACTATTTTGGCGATTGTCTTTGCTAGATTAGGCTTAGCTGTGGGGGATGCGATTTATAAAACTGCCATCATCGGAAGTTTCTTTGAAATGGTTGGTTTTCTTTACACAGCTTGGTTTCTTAGCCAAAATTTACTGACTTCTGAAGCTAGACAAAAGCTATGGAGACAGTTTTTCCAAGGGACAGAATCACAACAGGCACAAGACGCGGAAAATGCGATTGCTGGTGTGATAGGTACAATACAAGTACTAATTCCCCTCAGTGGCGTAGTCGATATTGAGGTTGTGCGTGCCAAACTAGAGAAAAGCCTCACCAAAGTCGAAGCGGAAATTCAATCTTTGAATGCCAGATTAAACAATCCGAATTTTGTCGATAAAGCTAGACCAGACGTGGTTCAAGGAGCGAGAGATGCCTTAGCAGAAGCCGAAAAACAAGCAGAAATTCTGCGGGAACGCCTGCGTGGTTTAGGATAA
- a CDS encoding GxxExxY protein, which produces MRQPSFQVENLAYRVIGAAIEVHQVLGAGFLEEVYHKALKEEFLIRGIPHNFEHPVKVRYKGRPVGEGKLDFLVGDSLIIELKAVQNLTPIHEAQVISYLKMTHYPLALLINFNVPLLKDGIKRIILSS; this is translated from the coding sequence ATGAGACAACCAAGTTTTCAGGTAGAAAATCTAGCTTATAGGGTGATTGGGGCAGCGATTGAGGTACATCAGGTATTAGGGGCAGGGTTTTTAGAGGAGGTTTATCACAAGGCACTCAAAGAAGAATTTTTAATTCGCGGAATACCCCATAATTTTGAGCATCCGGTAAAAGTACGCTACAAAGGTCGTCCAGTAGGTGAGGGCAAATTAGATTTTTTGGTTGGAGACTCTCTAATTATTGAATTGAAAGCTGTTCAAAACTTAACCCCCATTCATGAAGCCCAAGTCATCTCATACCTTAAAATGACTCATTACCCCCTAGCTCTCCTTATCAACTTTAACGTTCCCCTCCTCAAAGACGGCATCAAACGCATCATCCTTTCTTCTTAA
- a CDS encoding MFS transporter, with translation MKHQTTSPWTFIPTLYFTSGIPYVIINTVSVIFYKKLGIDNAQIALWTSFLYLPWVIKMFWGPIVDIYSTKRKWIIYTQLAMFACLGLVAFCLQLPNFFFISLTALTIGAFISATYDIATDGFYLLVLSPEQQAFFVGIRSLFYRLAVIFGSGILVVIAGQLEVSLNNIPLSWTLAIGFSAFILAILFIFHRLILPVPESDNQRQPQIIKNIPFWSIISSYFLQNKIINILAFILLYRLGEAMLVKIASLFLLDKPEVGGLGLSTSDVGLAYGTFGVISLIFGGILGGLLISKYGLKKCLLPMALALNLPDIFYVYMAYTKPSLTLVYPLVSLEQFGYGFGFTAFSVYLMYISQGEYKTSHFAISTGIMALGMMLPGLISGYLQKALGYPLFFILICLLTIPGMIALFFIPLKEESKLTNN, from the coding sequence ATGAAACACCAAACAACCTCCCCCTGGACATTCATTCCCACCCTATATTTCACCTCCGGCATACCTTACGTCATCATCAACACAGTTTCCGTCATCTTTTACAAAAAACTCGGAATAGATAACGCTCAAATTGCCTTATGGACAAGCTTTCTCTATCTACCTTGGGTCATCAAAATGTTTTGGGGACCAATTGTCGATATTTACTCCACCAAACGCAAATGGATAATTTACACCCAATTAGCCATGTTCGCCTGTTTAGGTTTGGTAGCCTTTTGTTTACAACTACCAAACTTCTTCTTCATCTCCCTCACAGCATTAACAATAGGAGCCTTCATTTCTGCAACTTATGACATTGCCACAGATGGCTTTTATTTGCTAGTTTTATCTCCCGAACAACAAGCCTTTTTTGTCGGCATTCGTTCACTATTTTATAGACTTGCTGTTATCTTCGGTTCTGGAATATTAGTAGTCATCGCAGGTCAGCTTGAAGTCTCTCTTAACAATATCCCTCTCAGTTGGACTTTAGCTATTGGCTTCTCAGCTTTCATTTTAGCAATCTTGTTTATTTTTCATCGCCTAATTTTACCCGTACCCGAATCAGATAATCAACGACAGCCACAAATTATAAAAAATATACCTTTTTGGTCAATTATTAGTTCATATTTTTTGCAAAATAAAATTATCAACATTTTAGCTTTTATTTTACTCTACAGACTTGGTGAAGCAATGCTTGTCAAAATAGCCTCTTTATTTCTATTAGACAAACCAGAAGTAGGAGGCTTAGGTTTATCAACATCAGATGTCGGCTTAGCCTACGGAACATTTGGGGTAATCTCCCTGATTTTTGGAGGAATCTTAGGAGGCTTGCTAATTTCCAAATATGGATTAAAAAAATGTCTTTTGCCTATGGCTTTAGCATTGAACTTACCGGATATTTTTTATGTGTATATGGCTTACACAAAACCTTCACTAACATTAGTATATCCTTTGGTTTCCCTAGAACAATTCGGATATGGTTTCGGGTTTACAGCTTTTAGTGTTTACTTAATGTACATTTCACAAGGTGAATACAAAACTTCCCACTTTGCCATATCAACTGGCATTATGGCTTTAGGCATGATGTTACCCGGATTAATTAGCGGTTATCTGCAAAAAGCACTTGGCTATCCACTATTTTTTATTTTGATCTGTTTGCTCACAATTCCTGGAATGATTGCTCTGTTTTTTATACCGTTAAAAGAAGAATCGAAACTTACGAATAATTAA
- a CDS encoding N-acetylglucosamine kinase — MRYVLGIDGGGSKTVCVLMDDSRQVLGRGEAGASNYQSIGIEATLKSIECAIYAAVNEAIKIINPITIEAICLGLAGVGRASDIEVVKKIVVELQNSKVLSINWALDPVNIVICNDALIALVGGIGYDVGIVVAVGTGSIVFGRNHQGNIKRVGGWGYILGDEGSAYKIAISGMNAALKSYDGREMPTSLIEAFKQHLSLQSIEDLIEVIYRREWGVKQIAALAPIVDLAAASGDEVGNNIIDDAVKELVKATSTVIDAIFSPDSILEVVTTGSVWRGRSKIHERFSASIVNKFPNIKVIFPRYESADGASFLALQSLVK; from the coding sequence ATGCGTTATGTTTTGGGAATAGATGGCGGCGGTAGTAAGACTGTCTGTGTTTTGATGGATGATTCGCGTCAAGTGCTAGGACGCGGTGAAGCTGGAGCATCTAACTATCAGAGTATAGGTATTGAAGCTACTCTCAAATCAATTGAATGTGCAATTTACGCTGCGGTAAATGAAGCAATAAAAATCATAAATCCTATTACTATTGAAGCAATATGTCTGGGTTTGGCAGGTGTGGGGCGTGCATCAGATATCGAAGTAGTAAAAAAAATAGTGGTAGAGTTACAAAATAGCAAAGTTTTATCTATTAATTGGGCGTTAGACCCAGTAAATATTGTAATTTGTAATGACGCTTTGATTGCTTTAGTTGGTGGAATTGGTTATGATGTGGGAATTGTGGTTGCTGTAGGTACTGGTTCCATAGTTTTTGGGCGAAATCATCAGGGGAATATCAAGCGAGTTGGCGGCTGGGGCTACATTTTAGGAGATGAAGGTAGTGCTTATAAAATTGCTATTTCTGGAATGAATGCAGCATTAAAATCTTATGATGGACGGGAAATGCCAACGAGTTTGATAGAGGCTTTTAAACAGCATCTTAGTTTGCAAAGTATAGAAGATTTAATAGAAGTAATATATCGGCGAGAATGGGGAGTCAAACAGATAGCTGCTTTAGCACCAATTGTGGATTTAGCAGCAGCGTCAGGTGATGAAGTAGGGAATAATATAATTGATGATGCTGTTAAAGAGTTGGTAAAAGCTACATCTACAGTCATTGATGCAATTTTTAGTCCTGACTCAATTTTGGAAGTAGTCACAACGGGAAGTGTATGGCGGGGTAGATCCAAAATACATGAGAGATTTTCAGCATCTATTGTTAATAAATTTCCTAATATAAAAGTGATTTTTCCCAGATATGAATCTGCTGATGGTGCTAGTTTTTTGGCGCTACAGAGTTTAGTAAAATAA